A stretch of Rhododendron vialii isolate Sample 1 chromosome 4a, ASM3025357v1 DNA encodes these proteins:
- the LOC131323403 gene encoding peptide-N4-(N-acetyl-beta-glucosaminyl)asparagine amidase A-like yields the protein MTSVLRLLLLLLLSLSLLHHSLSATANNYIHKKTHFRPELISDLSTKTHPTTFFEVTKPIQLPKTKPCSYLLLQHDFGYTYGSPPVLANYTPPSNCPSQNFAKIVLQWEATCKGTQFDRIFGVWLGGVELLRSCTAEPTASGIVWTVKKDITRYYSLLMNNQTLAVFLGNLVNDVYTGVYHAKITIHFYPAEVNSGNSVSGYGSSADLIIPISQNIPSNDGLWFRIGNSADTTSKKFMIPQNAYRAVVEVYVSFHENDEFWYTNLPNNFITANNLSMPLQNGAFREVVVALDGMEIGAVWPFTVIYTGGFNPLLWRPITGIGSFDLPSYDIEVTPFLGTILDGKTHEFAFRVTNALNVWLIDANLHVWLDKESVKTEGQLLKHSVLPAVVSLVSNFTGINGNFLTTVNKSVSSVGWVKSSHGKIATNAIQLFDFSNFMVLGKDGDLQIVNQIINFNDSVDAKSSSSFFSTKSSKRFPLYLYLEDVDNGNGTFSMVTNLTLGYNEQGVKDGGSGFSVSSLKNLQNGQSVLLRKGKSIVAGSWSTQQAYQYGDGKFCYFRNVSSSNSAILHDEEGKTCRK from the coding sequence ATGACGTCCGTcctccgcctcctcctcctcctcctcctctctctctccctcctccaccactctctctccgcCACGGCAAACAATTACATCCACAAGAAAACCCACTTCAGGCCAGAACTCATCTCTGACCTCTCCACCAAAACCCACCCCACCACATTCTTCGAAGTAACCAAACCCATCCAACTTCCCAAAACCAAACCATGCTCCTACCTCCTCCTTCAACACGATTTCGGCTACACCTATGGTAGTCCACCAGTTCTTGCCAATTATACCCCTCCCTCAAATTGCCCATCTCAAAATTTCGCCAAAATTGTCCTCCAATGGGAGGCTACATGTAAAGGTACCCAATTTGATCGCATTTTCGGGGTTTGGCTCGGCGGCGTGGAGCTTCTCCGGAGCTGCACGGCGGAGCCGACAGCCAGCGGAATAGTTTGGACCGTAAAGAAGGACATTACAAGGTATTATTCATTGCTAATGAATAATCAAACACTTGCTGTTTTTCTTGGTAACTTGGTCAATGACGTGTACACTGGTGTGTATCATGCGAAGATAACAATCCATTTCTATCCTGCTGAAGTGAATTCGGGTAATTCAGTTAGTGGGTATGGTTCTTCGGCTGATTTGATCATTCCCATTTCGCAAAATATTCCTTCGAATGACGGGTTGTGGTTTCGCATCGGAAATTCGGCTGATACAACGTCGAAAAAGTTCATGATTCCCCAAAATGCATATAGGGCTGTGGTGGAAGTCTATGTTTCATTTCATGAGAATGATGAGTTCTGGTATACCAATTTGCCGAACAACTTTATTACCGCGAATAATCTATCAATgccactccaaaacggggctTTTAGGGAGGTTGTGGTCGCATTGGACGGCATGGAAATTGGCGCGGTTTGGCCTTTTACTGTGATCTATACCGGAGGGTTTAATCCCCTTCTGTGGAGACCTATTACGGGGATTGGATCGTTTGATCTCCCTTCCTATGATATTGAAGTCACTCCCTTTCTGGGGACAATACTCGATGGAAAGACCCATGAGTTTGCATTTCGTGTGACGAATGCCTTGAATGTGTGGCTCATAGATGCCAATTTGCATGTTTGGTTGGACAAGGAGAGTGTAAAAACCGAAGGCCAGCTTTTGAAACACTCTGTATTACCCGCTGTTGTGAGCCTGGTTTCTAACTTTACAGGTATAAATGGAAATTTTCTGACGACGGTTAACAAATCTGTGTCATCAGTTGGATGGGTGAAGTCGTCCCACGGAAAGATCGCCACAAATGCAATCCAACTATTCGATTTCAGCAACTTTATGGTGTTGGGGAAAGATGGGGATTTGCAGATTGTCAACCAAATAATCAACTTCAATGACAGTGTCGATGCCAAGTCGTCGTCATCTTTTTTCTCAACGAAGTCATCCAAGAGATTTCCTCTGTATCTATACTTGGAAGATGTGGACAACGGAAATGGAACTTTCTCTATGGTAACGAATTTGACATTGGGTTATAACGAGCAGGGGGTTAAGGATGGCGGTTCTGGATTCTCAGTTAGTTCTCTCAAGAATTTGCAGAACGGGCAGAGTGTTCTGCTTCGAAAGGGGAAATCGATAGTCGCTGGAAGTTGGAGTACCCAGCAAGCCTACCAATATGGTGATGGTAAATTCTGCTATTTCAGAAACGTAAGCAGCTCGAATAGTGCTATTCTGCACGATGAGGAGGGAAAAACTTGTCGCAAGTAA